In Thermococcus sp. 21S7, the following are encoded in one genomic region:
- a CDS encoding KH domain-containing protein has product MKAPICEVCLKTDDILCPADEKKLQDGVISELDVKVARLLYKLIGDADMEFKKAVEAGDLIVIVVGEGDVPITIGKGGKNIKALMRELGKRIRVIEAVEVKGTDDVKKLATDLLYPAGVFGVNVVYKPGGGTYYKVLVLNRDRRKLPEKAEVLESILSQITSREVKIFFI; this is encoded by the coding sequence ATGAAGGCGCCAATCTGTGAGGTGTGTTTGAAGACCGACGATATTCTGTGCCCGGCCGACGAGAAAAAACTTCAGGATGGGGTTATCTCCGAGCTGGATGTTAAAGTCGCGAGACTCTTGTACAAGCTTATCGGCGACGCTGACATGGAGTTTAAGAAGGCAGTCGAAGCCGGTGACCTCATAGTCATCGTGGTTGGGGAGGGCGACGTCCCGATAACCATCGGCAAGGGAGGCAAGAACATCAAGGCCCTCATGAGGGAGCTCGGCAAGAGGATACGCGTCATCGAGGCTGTGGAAGTCAAGGGAACCGACGACGTTAAAAAACTCGCCACCGACCTCCTCTACCCGGCGGGAGTCTTCGGCGTGAACGTGGTCTACAAGCCCGGTGGGGGAACCTATTACAAGGTTCTCGTGCTCAACAGGGACAGGAGAAAGCTTCCTGAAAAGGCAGAGGTGCTGGAGAGCATACTCTCCCAGATAACCAGCAGGGAAGTCAAAATTTTCTTCATTTGA
- a CDS encoding HD domain-containing protein — MKLNGFITNEESLKLIERTRVYARHFFEREGTHGFSHVERVLNLCMHIGREEGADLEVLALAALLHDIARPLESSGRVEDHAVEGARIARQYLRSFGYAEDKIEAVAHAIEAHRFSRGPEPQTLEAKILSDADKLDAIGAVGIARVFMYSGEHGRDIDASLRHFEEKILRLKDLMYTETARRMAEERHRFTEGFIERIRREIEGEI; from the coding sequence ATGAAGCTCAACGGGTTCATAACCAACGAAGAAAGCCTCAAACTCATAGAGAGAACCCGCGTATACGCGCGGCACTTCTTCGAGAGGGAGGGAACTCACGGCTTCAGCCACGTTGAGAGGGTTCTGAACCTCTGCATGCACATCGGAAGGGAGGAAGGGGCGGACCTTGAGGTCTTGGCGCTGGCGGCACTGCTCCACGACATAGCACGACCCCTCGAAAGCTCTGGCAGGGTGGAGGACCACGCCGTTGAGGGCGCGCGGATAGCGCGGCAGTATCTCCGGAGCTTTGGCTATGCCGAGGATAAAATCGAGGCGGTCGCCCATGCCATAGAGGCCCACCGCTTTTCCCGCGGGCCCGAGCCGCAAACGCTTGAAGCTAAGATACTCAGCGACGCCGACAAGCTCGACGCGATAGGCGCGGTAGGGATAGCCAGGGTTTTCATGTACTCGGGCGAGCACGGGAGGGACATAGATGCTTCGCTGAGGCACTTCGAGGAGAAGATACTGAGGCTCAAGGACCTGATGTACACCGAAACGGCGAGAAGGATGGCTGAGGAGCGGCACCGCTTCACCGAGGGGTTCATCGAGCGCATAAGGCGTGAGATAGAGGGCGAAATCTGA
- a CDS encoding glutamate cyclase domain-containing protein, with protein MIAHLINTDVGSRGVLRVYLDYRRENPNFLHNSAKLFLDNYERVLIVTGFPIPPEMRAETDGPPGALALAKAVETLGGTAEVLTYPEVKTALEPFGIRFTDAPEIGNYSLVIAVETPGRAADGRYYSMSGMEIKRETFDWAVLGARDLGVPTIGIGDGGNEAGMGNIRNLVSRHVPNGKMIASTVGTDELVLSAVSNWGAYGLVAQASIEFGRKLLPGWDERMIVRAISKLGLIDGVSKTQTPTVDGISLDIHEGIVELLNALVNEALR; from the coding sequence ATGATAGCCCACCTAATCAACACGGACGTTGGCAGCAGGGGAGTGCTGAGGGTCTACCTCGACTACCGCAGGGAGAATCCAAATTTTTTACATAATTCTGCAAAACTGTTTTTGGATAATTATGAACGCGTTCTCATCGTCACTGGCTTCCCCATACCCCCGGAGATGAGGGCAGAAACCGACGGCCCCCCGGGAGCGCTGGCACTTGCGAAGGCCGTCGAGACCCTGGGGGGCACCGCCGAGGTGCTTACGTATCCGGAGGTAAAGACCGCCCTGGAGCCTTTCGGCATCAGGTTCACGGACGCACCGGAGATAGGGAACTACTCCCTCGTGATAGCGGTCGAGACCCCGGGCAGGGCCGCCGATGGGAGGTACTACTCAATGAGCGGCATGGAGATAAAGAGGGAGACCTTCGACTGGGCGGTTCTGGGGGCCAGAGATCTCGGGGTGCCAACGATAGGGATAGGCGACGGCGGAAACGAGGCCGGCATGGGGAACATAAGGAACCTCGTCTCCCGACACGTGCCCAATGGGAAGATGATAGCAAGCACCGTTGGAACCGATGAGCTGGTCCTCTCAGCCGTCTCCAACTGGGGGGCCTACGGGCTCGTGGCCCAGGCGTCGATAGAGTTCGGACGAAAACTCCTCCCGGGCTGGGACGAGAGGATGATAGTGAGGGCCATCTCAAAGCTGGGTCTGATAGACGGGGTCTCCAAAACCCAGACGCCGACGGTCGATGGAATAAGCCTCGACATCCACGAGGGAATCGTTGAACTTTTAAACGCCCTGGTAAATGAGGCCTTAAGGTGA
- a CDS encoding TIGR02253 family HAD-type hydrolase: MKAVLFDIDGTILTEMPLIQLFLPQVYDKLSKRFGISRDEARERFLGEIFERRDTYDWHDWNFFFRLFDLDLEYEELLRTYPHKLHVYPDTVPTLEWLRDEGYLLGVITSGPEYQRLKLKLAGLIDYFKVVVTRDDVNAIKPEPRIFLYALEGLGVEPGETMMVGDSLSQDVYGAKNVGMTAVWINRDGEAGYNMADYEIGTLYELRKILGGWE; the protein is encoded by the coding sequence ATGAAGGCGGTTCTCTTTGACATAGACGGCACAATACTAACCGAGATGCCGCTCATCCAGCTCTTTCTTCCACAGGTCTACGATAAGCTTTCAAAGAGGTTTGGAATAAGCAGGGATGAGGCGAGGGAGCGGTTCCTCGGTGAGATATTCGAAAGGAGGGACACCTACGACTGGCACGACTGGAACTTCTTCTTCAGGCTCTTCGACCTCGACCTGGAGTACGAGGAATTGCTCAGGACATACCCCCACAAGCTCCACGTTTATCCCGACACGGTTCCAACCCTGGAGTGGCTGAGGGACGAGGGCTACCTCCTGGGGGTCATCACGAGCGGCCCGGAGTACCAGAGGCTGAAGCTCAAGCTTGCCGGGCTGATCGACTACTTCAAGGTCGTCGTCACCAGAGACGACGTGAACGCCATAAAACCCGAACCCAGGATATTCCTCTACGCGCTTGAAGGGCTCGGCGTGGAACCCGGCGAGACCATGATGGTCGGGGATTCCCTCAGTCAAGACGTTTACGGCGCCAAAAACGTCGGGATGACCGCGGTCTGGATAAACCGCGACGGTGAGGCGGGTTACAACATGGCGGACTATGAAATCGGGACCCTTTATGAACTTAGAAAAATCCTGGGGGGATGGGAATGA
- the hxlAB gene encoding bifunctional 3-hexulose-6-phosphate synthase/6-phospho-3-hexuloisomerase has protein sequence MILQVALDLTDVEQAISIAEKAARGGAHWLEVGTPLIKKEGMRAVELLKRRFPDRKIVADLKTMDTGALEVEMAARHGADVVSILGVADDKTIKDAVEVARRYGIRIMVDLIGVKDKVKRAKELEKMGVHYILVHTGIDEQVQGKSPLEDLEKVVKAVSVPVAVAGGLNLETIPKVIELGATIIIVGGAITKAKNPEGVTRKIIDLFWGEYMMTIRKAMADIVEHIGNVAEKLKIEQVRGFVDAMIGANKIFIYGAGRSGLVGKAFAMRLMHLDFNVYVVGETITPAFEPGDLLIAISGSGETNSIVDAAEIAKKQGGKIVAITSYANSTLGRLSDVVVEIPGRAKTDIPTDYIARQMLTKYKWIAPMGTLFEDSTMIFLDGVIALLMATFQKTEKDMKKKHATLE, from the coding sequence ATGATACTTCAGGTCGCTCTTGACTTAACTGACGTTGAACAGGCCATTTCTATCGCGGAGAAGGCCGCTCGCGGCGGCGCTCACTGGCTGGAGGTTGGGACTCCGCTCATTAAGAAGGAGGGCATGCGCGCGGTTGAGCTTCTCAAGAGACGCTTCCCGGACAGGAAGATAGTGGCGGACCTCAAGACAATGGACACCGGCGCTCTGGAGGTCGAGATGGCAGCAAGACACGGTGCCGACGTCGTTTCCATCCTCGGCGTGGCGGATGACAAAACGATAAAAGACGCGGTCGAAGTTGCAAGGCGCTATGGAATCAGGATTATGGTCGATCTAATCGGCGTTAAGGACAAGGTCAAGCGCGCCAAGGAACTTGAGAAGATGGGCGTTCACTACATACTCGTTCACACCGGCATAGACGAGCAGGTTCAGGGCAAGAGCCCGCTGGAAGACCTTGAAAAGGTCGTCAAAGCCGTCAGCGTTCCCGTTGCCGTCGCCGGAGGACTGAACCTTGAGACCATCCCGAAGGTCATCGAACTGGGCGCCACCATCATAATAGTCGGCGGCGCGATAACCAAGGCCAAGAATCCCGAGGGAGTTACTAGGAAAATAATCGACCTCTTCTGGGGAGAGTACATGATGACGATAAGGAAGGCCATGGCGGATATAGTGGAGCACATAGGCAACGTGGCGGAGAAGCTCAAGATAGAGCAGGTTCGCGGCTTCGTCGATGCAATGATTGGGGCGAACAAGATCTTCATCTACGGCGCCGGAAGGAGCGGCCTCGTCGGCAAGGCCTTCGCGATGAGGCTCATGCACCTCGACTTCAACGTCTACGTCGTCGGCGAGACCATAACGCCGGCCTTCGAGCCGGGCGACCTGCTCATAGCCATCAGCGGTTCCGGTGAGACCAACAGCATAGTCGATGCTGCGGAGATCGCCAAGAAGCAGGGCGGAAAGATAGTGGCGATAACCTCCTACGCCAACTCCACCCTCGGCAGACTCTCCGACGTCGTGGTCGAGATACCCGGAAGGGCTAAGACCGACATTCCGACGGACTACATAGCGCGCCAGATGCTCACCAAGTACAAGTGGATAGCCCCGATGGGAACGCTCTTCGAGGACTCAACGATGATATTCCTCGACGGGGTCATAGCGCTCCTCATGGCAACCTTCCAGAAGACCGAAAAGGATATGAAGAAAAAGCATGCGACCCTTGAGTAA
- a CDS encoding arginase family protein, giving the protein MVTFIPFGEKPNRDGVLYVLQLLKRNKLIEDYMIVESSRVELLPERIPLDSAYIVGEHLATYGIIEKLHPPSLLSIDAHTDLMHDYLDHGSWLAYALEERLVNRAVVLAPVLMIPTTERTQLWTRRVKVFPALLRSRKIRGKWRAYKNLQTNSLDEIISEAKKYLGEEVYLTVDLDVLRPEYRIARFQHGELTLEELLDLLEAVKKNFKIIAFDIAEVSDKIRRSRLGKKAFVEVFQLLMG; this is encoded by the coding sequence ATGGTAACGTTCATCCCCTTCGGCGAGAAGCCCAACAGGGACGGGGTTCTCTACGTTCTGCAGCTCTTGAAGCGGAACAAGCTCATCGAGGATTACATGATAGTCGAATCCAGCCGGGTGGAGCTCCTCCCTGAGAGGATTCCCCTCGACAGCGCCTACATAGTCGGGGAGCACCTCGCAACGTACGGCATAATTGAAAAGCTCCACCCCCCTTCGCTGCTGAGCATCGATGCACACACCGACCTCATGCACGACTACCTCGACCACGGCTCGTGGCTCGCCTACGCCCTGGAGGAGCGCCTCGTGAACCGCGCGGTGGTTCTGGCGCCGGTTCTCATGATACCAACCACCGAGAGGACCCAGCTCTGGACGAGGCGTGTGAAGGTCTTCCCTGCCCTGCTGAGGAGCAGAAAGATTCGCGGAAAGTGGAGGGCGTACAAGAACCTCCAGACGAACTCCCTCGACGAGATAATCTCCGAGGCAAAGAAATACCTGGGTGAAGAGGTGTACCTGACGGTTGACCTGGACGTTCTCAGGCCGGAATACAGGATAGCGCGCTTCCAGCACGGGGAGCTCACGCTTGAGGAGCTTCTTGATCTCCTGGAGGCGGTAAAGAAAAACTTCAAGATAATCGCCTTCGACATAGCCGAAGTTTCAGATAAGATTCGCCGCTCAAGGCTGGGCAAAAAGGCCTTTGTGGAGGTCTTCCAGCTGCTGATGGGGTGA
- a CDS encoding Sjogren's syndrome/scleroderma autoantigen 1 family protein, giving the protein MAPKGPTEEEMRTILMPLMLSGARMLDRHCPKCGSPLFEKDGRVFCPICEHRKRQKAGEMKGVEERLMEKLNELANSLPDEVDQLEKHLRVMEKIIELLERYRKLEGEE; this is encoded by the coding sequence ATGGCGCCCAAGGGACCCACTGAGGAGGAGATGAGAACGATCCTCATGCCCCTCATGCTTTCCGGGGCGAGGATGCTGGACAGGCACTGCCCCAAGTGCGGTTCGCCGCTCTTCGAGAAGGACGGCAGGGTTTTCTGCCCGATATGCGAGCACAGGAAAAGGCAGAAAGCGGGCGAGATGAAAGGCGTTGAGGAGCGCCTCATGGAGAAGCTGAACGAACTTGCAAACTCCCTGCCGGACGAGGTTGACCAGCTTGAGAAACACTTAAGGGTAATGGAGAAGATAATAGAACTGCTGGAAAGGTATAGGAAACTGGAGGGAGAGGAATGA
- a CDS encoding ArsR family transcriptional regulator, translated as MKNVRVLKALEDGPKTIEEIVEITKLPAMEVRRYLLRFVEQGKVESYQKEGKLFWKIKETSEAEEEFKYV; from the coding sequence ATGAAGAACGTCAGGGTTTTGAAGGCTCTGGAGGATGGTCCGAAGACCATCGAGGAGATAGTTGAAATCACAAAGCTCCCCGCCATGGAGGTCAGGCGCTACCTTCTCCGCTTCGTCGAGCAGGGTAAGGTCGAGAGCTATCAGAAGGAAGGAAAGCTTTTCTGGAAGATTAAAGAGACGAGCGAAGCCGAAGAAGAGTTCAAATACGTCTGA